A region of Vigna radiata var. radiata cultivar VC1973A chromosome 10, Vradiata_ver6, whole genome shotgun sequence DNA encodes the following proteins:
- the LOC106774529 gene encoding primase homolog protein isoform X1, giving the protein MSVFQNQWLRLSVTQALFSKLIPRTYAAVLSTRKCPFWCRSLALNTTVPSTPGVVEQVVDNKVKVLKERMELLGISLGNSCLPGQYHNLFCPKCKGGQLKERSLSFHIISNGEFAMWRCFQAKCGWAGQVFADDQELYSGDCTNAKFSRKIAEESLGLEPLGPKLVAYFRERLISEKTLSRNAVRQLSDNKAVIAFTYKQNGLLVGCKYRALEKRFWLERGTDKILYGIDDIRQVSEIIIVEGEVDKLSLEEAGFRNCVSVPVGAPVKVSSKDLPPIEKDTAFQYIWNCKEYLDKAVRIILATDNDSPGQALAEELARRLGRERCWRVLWPKKDEFSSFKDANEVLQYLGADALKKVVENAEPYTNAN; this is encoded by the exons ATGTCAGTTTTCCAGAACCAATGGCTGCGTCTTTCCGTCACTCAAGCTCTATTCTCCAAGTTGATTCCCAGAACCTATGCAGCAGTGTTATCCACAAGAAAATGTCCCTTTTGGTGTCGTTCACTGGCTCTTAACACCACTGTGCCCTCTACTCCAG GTGTTGTGGAGCAGGTTGTGGACAATAAAGTGAAAGTATTGAAAGAGAGAATGGAACTTCTGGGCATCAGCTTGGGAAACTCTTGTTTGCCCGGGCAGTACCATAATTTGTTTTGTCCAAAA TGCAAAGGTGGGCAATTAAAGGAGAGGAGTTTGTCTTTTCACATTATCTCTAATGG CGAATTTGCAATGTGGAGGTGTTTTCAAGCTAAATGTGGTTGGGCTGGTCAG GTTTTTGCAGATGATCAGGAATTATACAGTGGGGATTGTACCAACGCCAagttttctagaaaaatagCGGAGGAGAGCTTAGGATTGGAACCACTTGGTCCTAAG CTTGTTGCGTACTTTAGAGAGAGACTGATATCAGAGAAAACCCTGAGCAGAAATGCTGTAAGACAACTGTCTGACAATAAG GCAGTCATTGCTTTTACTTATAAACAAAATGGGTTGCTTGTTGGTTGCAAATACAGAGCACTGGAGAAAAGATTTTGGCTG GAAAGAGGCACGGACAAGATACTATATGGAATTGATGACATTAGACAAGTATCTGAAATCATCATT GTTGAAGGGGAAGTTGATAAGCTTTCACTTGAGGAGGCTGGCTTTCGGAATTGTGTTAGTGTTCCAGTGGGTGCACCAGTAAAGGTTTCTTCAAAAGATTTGCCACCAATAGAGAAG GACACTGCATTTCAATACATTTGGAACTGCAAAGAGTACTTGGATAAG GCAGTTCGCATTATCCTGGCAACTGATAATGATTCTCCAGGTCAAGCTTTAGCAGAAGAACTGGCACGGCGCCTTGGCCGAGAAAG GTGTTGGCGTGTGCTCTGGCCAAAGAAAGATGAATTCAGCTCTTTCAAAGATGCAAATGAG GTTCTCCAATACCTTGGAGCTGATGCTTTGAAGAAAGTAGTTGAGAATGCAGAGCCATATACAAATGCCAACTAG
- the LOC106774529 gene encoding twinkle homolog protein, chloroplastic/mitochondrial isoform X2, which yields MSVFQNQWLRLSVTQALFSKLIPRTYAAVLSTRKCPFWCRSLALNTTVPSTPGVVEQVVDNKVKVLKERMELLGISLGNSCLPGQYHNLFCPKCKGGQLKERSLSFHIISNGEFAMWRCFQAKCGWAGQVFADDQELYSGDCTNAKFSRKIAEESLGLEPLGPKLVAYFRERLISEKTLSRNAVRQLSDNKAVIAFTYKQNGLLVGCKYRALEKRFWLERGTDKILYGIDDIRQVSEIIIVEGEVDKLSLEEAGFRNCVSVPVGAPVKVSSKDLPPIEKTSLMLLVFFSKIYLLNVIAFYCKSVQVWSLIL from the exons ATGTCAGTTTTCCAGAACCAATGGCTGCGTCTTTCCGTCACTCAAGCTCTATTCTCCAAGTTGATTCCCAGAACCTATGCAGCAGTGTTATCCACAAGAAAATGTCCCTTTTGGTGTCGTTCACTGGCTCTTAACACCACTGTGCCCTCTACTCCAG GTGTTGTGGAGCAGGTTGTGGACAATAAAGTGAAAGTATTGAAAGAGAGAATGGAACTTCTGGGCATCAGCTTGGGAAACTCTTGTTTGCCCGGGCAGTACCATAATTTGTTTTGTCCAAAA TGCAAAGGTGGGCAATTAAAGGAGAGGAGTTTGTCTTTTCACATTATCTCTAATGG CGAATTTGCAATGTGGAGGTGTTTTCAAGCTAAATGTGGTTGGGCTGGTCAG GTTTTTGCAGATGATCAGGAATTATACAGTGGGGATTGTACCAACGCCAagttttctagaaaaatagCGGAGGAGAGCTTAGGATTGGAACCACTTGGTCCTAAG CTTGTTGCGTACTTTAGAGAGAGACTGATATCAGAGAAAACCCTGAGCAGAAATGCTGTAAGACAACTGTCTGACAATAAG GCAGTCATTGCTTTTACTTATAAACAAAATGGGTTGCTTGTTGGTTGCAAATACAGAGCACTGGAGAAAAGATTTTGGCTG GAAAGAGGCACGGACAAGATACTATATGGAATTGATGACATTAGACAAGTATCTGAAATCATCATT GTTGAAGGGGAAGTTGATAAGCTTTCACTTGAGGAGGCTGGCTTTCGGAATTGTGTTAGTGTTCCAGTGGGTGCACCAGTAAAGGTTTCTTCAAAAGATTTGCCACCAATAGAGAAG ACATCCCTAATGCTTCTTGTCTTCTTCAGCAAAATCTATCTTTTAAATGTAATTGCATTTTACTGCAAAAGTGTCCAAGTATGGAGCCTTATTCTTTGA
- the LOC106775172 gene encoding uncharacterized protein LOC106775172, with protein sequence MRFTPLSRLICRLPQRDICGPLQSRALQTNSVPKDSLAKPRKYKIPQFYDPYGPRPPPSEKIIQLAERIGELSEEERGQIMPTLSERLNLPKLQPISTDGLDMGSEGAAAGPKVEEKKAEKTAFDVKLEKFDAAAKIKVIKEVRAFTSLGLKEAKDLVEKVPVVLKQGVTKEEANDIIEKIKAAGGVAVME encoded by the coding sequence ATGAGGTTTACCCCCCTTTCCAGATTAATCTGTCGTCTCCCTCAGCGGGATATATGTGGTCCCTTGCAATCTCGAGCCTTACAGACTAATTCGGTTCCTAAAGATTCTTTGGCTAAGCCAAGAAAGTACAAAATTCCTCAATTCTATGATCCTTATGGCCCCAGACCTCCACCCTCAGAAAAGATCATTCAGCTTGCAGAACGAATTGGAGAACTATCGGAAGAAGAACGGGGTCAAATTATGCCTACTTTGTCAGAAAGATTAAATCTTCCAAAGTTGCAGCCAATTTCCACGGATGGCTTGGACATGGGTTCAGAAGGTGCTGCTGCTGGACCAAAGGTCGAGGAGAAAAAGGCAGAGAAAACAGCTTTTGATGTGAAGTTGGAGAAATTTGATGCTGCCGCAAAGATCAAGGTAATTAAGGAGGTAAGAGCATTTACTAGCCTGGGATTGAAAGAGGCCAAAGATCTTGTTGAAAAGGTTCCAGTGGTGCTAAAACAAGGAGTCACAAAAGAGGAGGCGAATgacataatagaaaaaataaaagctgCTGGAGGAGTTGCAGTTATGGAGTag